In Bacteroides coprosuis DSM 18011, the following are encoded in one genomic region:
- a CDS encoding GCN5-related N-acetyltransferase (COGs: COG2153 acyltransferase~InterPro IPR000182~KEGG: bpf:BpOF4_02570 hypothetical protein~PFAM: GCN5-related N-acetyltransferase (GNAT) domain~SPTR: Putative uncharacterized protein;~IMG reference gene:2504106790~PFAM: Acetyltransferase (GNAT) family) — MKWVIVFYHPLFLCIDCLSMIDYFKNKLSLAVNLILDNMDIQPRWVLKSFAELTTEELYQILQKRQDVFILEQNCHYPDLDDKDRQTLHLLGYVENKLIAYARLFPSGMLFENQASFGRVLVVKDSRRLKLGKKLVQEIIRVLEHDLKEKEIKIEAQLYLQRFYEEFGFIAEGKVFLDAGIDHIMMSKII, encoded by the coding sequence ATGAAGTGGGTGATAGTTTTCTATCATCCACTTTTTTTATGTATTGATTGCCTTTCTATGATAGATTATTTTAAGAATAAATTATCTTTAGCAGTCAACTTAATATTAGATAATATGGATATACAACCTCGTTGGGTTCTTAAATCTTTCGCTGAATTAACTACTGAAGAATTATACCAAATACTTCAAAAAAGGCAAGATGTCTTTATCTTAGAACAAAATTGTCACTATCCCGATTTAGATGATAAAGACAGACAAACCCTGCATCTACTAGGGTATGTAGAGAATAAATTAATAGCCTATGCTCGTCTCTTTCCCAGTGGAATGCTGTTTGAGAATCAAGCTTCTTTTGGAAGAGTATTGGTCGTTAAAGATTCACGAAGATTAAAACTTGGAAAGAAGTTAGTTCAAGAAATTATTCGTGTTTTAGAACACGATTTAAAGGAGAAAGAAATTAAAATTGAAGCTCAGCTTTATCTCCAAAGGTTTTATGAAGAATTCGGCTTTATAGCAGAAGGTAAGGTGTTTTTAGATGCTGGCATTGATCACATAATGATGTCAAAGATAATTTAA
- a CDS encoding cytochrome c nitrate reductase, small subunit (COGs: COG3005 Nitrate/TMAO reductase membrane-bound tetraheme cytochrome c subunit~InterPro IPR005126:IPR017571~KEGG: pgn:PGN_1745 putative NapC/NirT cytochrome c-type protein~PFAM: NapC/NirT cytochrome c, N-terminal~SPTR: Quinol oxidase;~TIGRFAM: Cytochrome c nitrate reductase, small subunit~IMG reference gene:2504106791~PFAM: NapC/NirT cytochrome c family, N-terminal region~TIGRFAM: cytochrome c nitrate reductase, small subunit) has translation MKSFLRHIPVQFIVPLFIVAGLIFGLGGYTLYMSRAHSYLSDDPEACINCHIMTPYYQSWDHSSHGRWATCNDCHVPHNNIANKYFFKAKDGLYHAAVFTLKAEPQTLRPRNESYGVIMQNCIRCHTQLNQDFVKTGMITYADVRKGEGKACWDCHRDVPHTQISNLASSPNAIVPLPESPVPDWLKRTMKKEK, from the coding sequence ATGAAATCGTTTTTACGGCATATACCTGTTCAGTTTATAGTTCCTTTATTTATAGTAGCTGGATTAATTTTCGGTTTAGGGGGATATACACTTTATATGTCTAGAGCCCATTCATATCTTTCAGATGATCCAGAAGCTTGTATCAATTGTCATATTATGACCCCTTATTATCAATCTTGGGATCATAGCTCTCATGGGCGCTGGGCAACCTGCAACGATTGTCATGTTCCTCACAACAATATAGCCAATAAATATTTTTTTAAAGCGAAAGATGGTTTATATCACGCTGCTGTTTTTACGTTGAAAGCAGAGCCTCAAACTCTACGTCCACGTAATGAGAGTTATGGAGTAATTATGCAAAACTGTATAAGGTGCCATACTCAATTAAATCAAGATTTTGTAAAAACAGGAATGATTACTTATGCTGATGTACGCAAAGGTGAAGGTAAAGCTTGTTGGGATTGTCATAGAGATGTGCCGCATACCCAGATAAGTAACTTGGCCTCTTCTCCCAATGCTATTGTACCTCTGCCCGAATCTCCTGTACCCGATTGGCTGAAGAGAACAATGAAAAAAGAAAAGTAG